A single window of Nicotiana tomentosiformis chromosome 1, ASM39032v3, whole genome shotgun sequence DNA harbors:
- the LOC104118162 gene encoding U-box domain-containing protein 26-like, translating into MLPGSLDPLDVGVQIPYYFRCPISLELMQDPVTVCTGQTYDRQSIESWVATGNSTCPVTRSPLSDFSLISNHTLRRLIQDWCVANRAFGVERIPTPKQPADPVLVRSLLNQAAAESNHLKSRLSALRRLRGLARDSDKNRSVISANNAREILLSIVFFRMDSDSSELNHESLAILSMFPLSEGECFFVASDPDRVSYLVSLLFHPSIDVRVNSAALIEVVVAGIRSSELRAQISNIDDVFEGVVGILNYPLAYPRALKVGIKALFALCLVKQHRQKAVAAGAVEALIDRLQDFEKCDAERALATIELLARIPSGCAALASHALTVPLLVKTILKVSERATEYAAGALLSLCLASEQAQKEAVAAGVLTQLLLLVQSDCTDRAKRKAQMLLKQLRDCWPEESTANSDDYFAYSDVVPF; encoded by the coding sequence ATGCTGCCTGGAAGTTTAGACCCTTTGGATGTGGGCGTTCAAATTCCATACTACTTTCGTTGTCCAATCTCCTTGGAGCTTATGCAGGATCCGGTGACCGTTTGTACCGGTCAAACGTACGACCGGCAAAGCATTGAGTCCTGGGTGGCCACTGGCAATAGTACGTGTCCTGTAACCAGGTCGCCGCTCAGTGATTTCTCTCTTATTTCAAATCATACACTTCGCCGGCTTATACAGGATTGGTGTGTTGCGAACCGGGCTTTCGGAGTTGAGCGGATTCCGACGCCGAAACAACCAGCTGATCCGGTTTTGGTCCGGTCGTTGCTGaatcaagcagcggccgagtcaAATCATTTGAAGTCTAGGCTTTCGGCGTTGAGGAGACTCAGAGGACTCGCTCGTGACTCGGATAAGAATCGATCCGTAATTTCGGCGAACAATGCTCGTGAAATCCTTTTGTCTATTGTGTTCTTTCGCATGGATTCCGACTCGTCCGAGTTGAATCACGAGTCTCTTGCGATTCTCTCTATGTTCCCGCTCTCTGAAGGTGAATGCTTTTTTGTCGCTTCCGATCCGGACCGAGTTAGTTACCTCGTTTCTCTGCTTTTTCATCCTTCTATCGATGTCCGAGTCAACTCGGCTGCTTTAATTGAGGTTGTCGTTGCCGGAATAAGATCATCGGAGCTTCGTGCTCAAATCAGCAATATAGATGACGTCTTCGAAGGAGTCGTCGGAATTCTCAATTATCCATTGGCCTATCCGAGAGCGTTGAAAGTCGGAATCAAGGCGCTGTTTGCTTTATGCCTAGTGAAGCAACACCGTCAAAAGGCGGTGGCCGCCGGAGCGGTGGAAGCACTAATTGACAGGCTACAGGATTTCGAGAAATGCGATGCGGAAAGAGCGCTTGCCACGATCGAACTCCTCGCCAGGATTCCATCCGGATGCGCGGCGTTAGCGTCGCACGCGCTAACGGTGCCTCTGCTGGTGAAAACCATCCTGAAGGTATCGGAGCGTGCGACGGAGTATGCCGCCGGTGCACTGCTATCGCTCTGCTTGGCGTCGGAACAAGCTCAAAAGGAAGCGGTTGCCGCCGGCGTCTTGACTCAACTGCTGTTGTTAGTCCAAAGCGATTGTACAGATCGCGCAAAGAGAAAAGCGCAAATGCTGTTGAAGCAGCTTCGCGATTGTTGGCCGGAGGAGTCCACCGCCAATTCGGATGATTATTTTGCTTACAGCGACGTCGTTCCTTTTTGA
- the LOC104118161 gene encoding transcription factor bHLH95-like: MNEKNYRDCLLWENQGCSNLNSNNLDGSEEKFAGDKLSDPNRSNTSYDQQRTTAKETKAAARGRKRTASGRKESDEAKCGGEGESDHEIHIWTERERRKKMRNMFSNLHALLPQLPPKADKSTIVDEAVNYIKTLQNTLQKLQKQKLEKLHCLTATMNSNDFSIITSQKLLESNNRELFLADQGSTSNSTAITPTNNNNNTTPLLNIPAVFQTWTSPNVILNVCGEEAHISICCLKKPGILSGICFVLEKYKIEMVSTQVSSDHYRSLYMIQAHATGGSTLNQFSEALTVEEIYKQAAGEIMLWATSK; encoded by the exons atgaatgaaaagAATTACCGTGATTGTTTGCTATGGGAAAATCAAGGGTGCTCAAATTTGAACTCGAATAACTTAGATGGGAGTGAAGAGAAGTTTGCGGGTGACAAGTTGTCAGATCCAAACAGGTCAAATACTAGTTATGATCAGCAGCGGACAACCGCTAAGGAGACTAAAGCGGCTGCCCGCGGCAGAAAAAGAACGGCGAGCGGCCGCAAAGAAAGTGATGAAGCAAAGTGTGGTGGTGAAGGAGAATCAGATCATGAGATACACATATGGACAGAGAGAGAAAGGAGAAAGAAGATGAGGAATATGTTCTCTAATCTTCATGCTTTGCTTCCTCAACTTCCTCCTAAG GCTGACAAGTCCACCATTGTTGATGAAGCAGTGAACTACATCAAAACACTGCAGAATACTCTTCAGAAGCTTCAAAAACAGAAGCTAGAAAAGCTTCATTGCTTAACAGCTACAATGAATAGTAATGATTTTTCGATAATTACTTCACAGAAATTACTAGAGAGTAATAACAGGGAGCTATTTTTGGCTGATCAAGGATCTACCAGTAACTCAACTGCTATTACACCaaccaataataataataatacaactcCCCTTTTGAATATTCCAGCAGTATTTCAAACATGGACTTCTCCAAATGTGATACTAAATGTTTGTGGAGAAGAAGCTCATATTAGTATTTGTTGTCTCAAGAAACCTGGAATTTTAAGTGGCATTTGTTTTGTTTTGGAGAAATATAAGATAGAAATGGTATCTACTCAAGTTTCATCAGATCATTATAGAAGCTTGTACATGATTCAAGCCCAT GCAACAGGTGGAAGTACATTGAATCAATTCTCCGAAGCATTGACAGTGGAAGAAATATACAAACAAGCAGCAGGAGAGATAATGTTGTGGGCAACTTCCAAATGA